One Ananas comosus cultivar F153 linkage group 1, ASM154086v1, whole genome shotgun sequence DNA window includes the following coding sequences:
- the LOC109713618 gene encoding uncharacterized protein LOC109713618 isoform X1 has translation MGVMSRKVLPACGNLCIFCPSLRARSRQPVKRYKKLLADIFPKSQDGEPNERMISKLCEYASKNPMRIPKITEYLEQRCYKELRNEHFSVAKVVPCIYRKLLSSCKEQMPLLAMSSLCIVRTLLDQTREDEMCILGCLLLVDFLNSQVDSTYMFNVESLIPKICQLGQEVGRDEKGLCLRSAALQALASMVQFMGDYSHISVDFDNIVSVILDNYEPYQVVLENGTHDMGYTEIQNYSMKEVVRIDGRDSTMVGSKNPSYWSRICLQNMAKIAKEATTVRRVLEPLCRYFDSGNCWSLDGGIACSVLSEIQVLMEKSGQNSHLLLSIMIKHLNHKNVSKHPIMQINILKVATHLACNSKLQASAAIITAISDSMRHLRKCMQCSIEASNLEGDINKSNSALHSALEECLVQLTKKVGDVGPVLDMMAVMLENISPNAIVARATISSIYRTAQIAISVPNLSYSKKAFPEALLHQLLLAMAHPDHKTRVGSHRILSAILMPASVSPWSIANFPIGLKDYNTRETLVVALTAFSSSASLKEKLRQNSFMHSESLKLNERPDAAVEAVEENGCPHKNGDLQNTNCQSHDSHHNAESCGFMRLSSHQVGLLLSSIWTQALSEDNTPENYEAMAHSYNLALLFSRAKNSSHVALVRCFQLAFSLRSMSLDRDNLLQPSRKRSLYTLASSMLIFSAKASDLPQIVSSIKATMTENMLDPHLNLIDDSRLHATSVESSGNKIVYGSEEDELAASSFLATLVNDDKQLKEFVISLLMEKYEKLPEEKLNGIKEQLLQEFSPDDAFPLGAPMFMDTPHPSIPSQKESRLFDEDMFPALIEDEDPFIEGTGSQSDQKISESINSLDVLSVNQLIESVLESARQVANLPVSAHPVPYDQMKSQCEALVMGKQQKMSVLLSFKHRQGSSKDSTEDASIDALNPNEQALCHSEADSKSVGKDRIRRCDSLSSESEQSFRLPPSSPYDKFLKAAGW, from the exons atggGGGTTATGTCCAGGAAAGTATTGCCGGCCTGCGGCAATCTGTGCATATTCTGCCCGTCTCTGCGAGCGCGGTCGCGGCAGCCCGTCAAGCGCTACAAGAAGCTCCTCGCGGACATTTTCCCCAAATCTCAG GATGGAGAACCGAACGAAAGGATGATTAGCAAGCTTTGCGAATATGCTTCCAAGAATCCCATGCGAATACCGAAG ATTACAGAGTACCTAGAACAGAGATGTTATAAAGAATTGCGGAACGAGCACTTTTCAGTGGCAAAAGTTGTACCATGTATTTACAGGAAGCTGCTGTCTTCATGTAAGGAGCAGAT GCCATTGTTGGCGATGAGCTCATTGTGCATAGTACGAACTCTACTTGATCAAACACGAGAAGATGAGATGTGTATTCTTGGTTGTCTTTTGCTAGTCGACTTCCTTAACAGCCAG GTCGACAGCACATACATGTTTAACGTGGAAAGCTTAATACCAAAAATTTGTCAACTTGGTCAAGAAGTAGGAAGAGATGAAAAGGGACTCTGTCTACGTTCGGCAGCATTGCAAGCTTTGGCTTCGATG GTGCAATTCATGGGCGACTACTCTCATATATCAGTGGACTTTGATAAT ATTGTCTCTGTGATCTTGGATAACTATGAGCCCTATCAAGTGGTCTTAGAGAATGGAACGCATGATATGGGTTACACTGAGATCCAAAACTACTCAATGAAGGAAGTTGTGAGAATTGATGGCCGCGATTCCACGAT GGTTGGCTCGAAAAATCCTTCGTACTGGTCAAGAATCTGTTTGCAGAATATGGCCAAAATCGCCAAGGAGGCAACCACTGTGCGGCGTGTTTTAGAACCTCTGTGCCGCTACTTTGATAGTGGAAATTGTTGGTCTCTTGATGGTGGGATTGCATGTTCCGTTTTATCTGAGATTCAGGTTTTGATGGAGAAGTCAG GACAAAATAGCCATTTGTTGTTATCTATCATGATTAAGCACCTAAATCACAAGAATGTGTCCAAGCACCCTATCATGCAGATCAATATTTTGAAGGTTGCAACCCATCTTGCATGCAACTCAAAGCTGCAAGCTTCTGCAGCTATAATTACTGCAATAAGTGACTCGATGAGGCATTTGCGCAAATGCATGCAATGTTCCATAGAAGCATCAAATCTCGAGGGCGATATCAATAAGTCAAACTCTGCTCTTCACTCTGCCTTAGAGGAGTGCCTTGTGCAACTAACAAAAAAG GTAGGTGATGTTGGACCTGTTCTTGATATGATGGCTGTCATGCTTGAGAATATTTCTCCTAATGCTATTGTAGCCAGAGCAACAATCTCATCGATTTATCGTACTGCACAAATTGCTATTTCCGTGCCTAACTTATCATATAGCAAGAAG gCTTTTCCGGAAGCTCTATTGCACCAGCTTCTTTTAGCAATGGCACACCCAGACCACAAAACGAGAGTCGGTTCTCATCGTATTCTATCCGCCATTCTTATGCCTGCTAGTGTTAGTCCTTGGTCGATAGCAAATTTCCCAATAGGGTTGAAGGACTATAATACTCGGGAGACACTTGTGGTAGCTCTCACAGCTTTCTCGTCTTCTGCAAGCCTAAAAGAGAAGCTAAGGCAAAACAGTTTCATGCACAGTGAGAGCttaaaattaaatgagagaCCGGATGCTGCAGTAGAAGCTGTAGAGGAGAATGGGTGCCCACATAAAAATGGAGATCTACAAAACACAAACTGCCAGTCTCATGATAGCCATCATAACGCGGAA AGTTGTGGCTTTATGCGATTGAGTAGTCACCAAGTGGGTCTCCTACTTTCATCAATTTGGACCCAAGCATTATCAGAAGATAATACACCTGAAAATTACGAGGCAATGGCACACAGTTACAACCTTGCTTTGTTGTTTTCGCGAGCAAAA AACTCCAGCCATGTAGCTCTTGTTCGATGTTTTCAGTTGGCGTTTTCTCTCAGGAGTATGTCTCTCGACCGTGATA ACTTATTGCAGCCATCTCGTAAAAGGTCCCTGTATACCTTGGCATCATCGATGCTTATATTTTCAGCAAAAGCCAGTGATCTTCCTCAGATTGTTTCCTCTATTAAAGCAACAATGACAGAGAACATG CTCGATCCTCATCTGAACCTAATCGACGACAGCAGGCTGCATGCTACTTCCGTTGAATCTTCTGGCAATAAGATTGTTTACGGTTCTGAGGAAGATGAGCTCGCGGCATCGAGCTTCCTTGCGACACTAGTTAACGATGATAAGCAACTAAAAGAATTTGTGATATCACTCTTGATGGAGAAGTATGAAAAATTACCAGAG GAAAAGTTGAATGGCATAAAAGAGCAACTCCTTCAGGAGTTCTCCCCGGATGATGCATTTCCTCTTGGTGCTCCGATGTTTATGGATACGCCGCACCCTTCCATACCATCACAAAAAGAGAGTCGGCTTTTTGATGAG GATATGTTTCCTGCACTTATAGAAGATGAAGATCCTTTCATAGAAGGTACCGGAAGTCAATCTGATCAGAAAATATCAGAATCAATAAATTCACTCGATGTTCTGAGTGTCAATCAATTGATCGAATCG GTTCTCGAATCAGCACGACAAGTCGCAAACTTGCCGGTCTCCGCTCACCCCGTCCCGTACGACCAGATGAAAAGCCAGTGCGAGGCTCTCGTGATGGGGAAGCAGCAGAAGATGTCAGTTCTTCTGAGCTTCAAGCATCGGCAAGGGAGCTCGAAAGATTCGACAGAAGATGCGTCGATCGACGCACTCAACCCTAACGAG CAGGCGCTGTGCCATTCCGAGGCGGATTCAAAATCGGTCGGGAAGGATCGCATACGACGCTGCGACTCGCTGTCGAGCGAGTCCGAGCAATCGTTCCGGCTACCGCCTTCGAGCCCGTATGACAAGTTCCTGAAAGCTGCAGGATGGTAA
- the LOC109713618 gene encoding uncharacterized protein LOC109713618 isoform X2, translating into MGVMSRKVLPACGNLCIFCPSLRARSRQPVKRYKKLLADIFPKSQDGEPNERMISKLCEYASKNPMRIPKITEYLEQRCYKELRNEHFSVAKVVPCIYRKLLSSCKEQMPLLAMSSLCIVRTLLDQTREDEMCILGCLLLVDFLNSQVDSTYMFNVESLIPKICQLGQEVGRDEKGLCLRSAALQALASMVQFMGDYSHISVDFDNIVSVILDNYEPYQVVLENGTHDMGYTEIQNYSMKEVVRIDGRDSTMVGSKNPSYWSRICLQNMAKIAKEATTVRRVLEPLCRYFDSGNCWSLDGGIACSVLSEIQVLMEKSGQNSHLLLSIMIKHLNHKNVSKHPIMQINILKVATHLACNSKLQASAAIITAISDSMRHLRKCMQCSIEASNLEGDINKSNSALHSALEECLVQLTKKVGDVGPVLDMMAVMLENISPNAIVARATISSIYRTAQIAISVPNLSYSKKAFPEALLHQLLLAMAHPDHKTRVGSHRILSAILMPASVSPWSIANFPIGLKDYNTRETLVVALTAFSSSASLKEKLRQNSFMHSESLKLNERPDAAVEAVEENGCPHKNGDLQNTNCQSHDSHHNAESCGFMRLSSHQVGLLLSSIWTQALSEDNTPENYEAMAHSYNLALLFSRAKNSSHVALVRCFQLAFSLRSMSLDRDNLLQPSRKRSLYTLASSMLIFSAKASDLPQIVSSIKATMTENMLDPHLNLIDDSRLHATSVESSGNKIVYGSEEDELAASSFLATLVNDDKQLKEFVISLLMEKYEKLPEEKLNGIKEQLLQEFSPDDAFPLGAPMFMDTPHPSIPSQKESRLFDEDMFPALIEDEDPFIEGTGSQSDQKISESINSLDVLSVNQLIESVLESARQVANLPVSAHPVPYDQMKSQCEALVMGKQQKMSVLLSFKHRQGSSKDSTEDASIDALNPNEALCHSEADSKSVGKDRIRRCDSLSSESEQSFRLPPSSPYDKFLKAAGW; encoded by the exons atggGGGTTATGTCCAGGAAAGTATTGCCGGCCTGCGGCAATCTGTGCATATTCTGCCCGTCTCTGCGAGCGCGGTCGCGGCAGCCCGTCAAGCGCTACAAGAAGCTCCTCGCGGACATTTTCCCCAAATCTCAG GATGGAGAACCGAACGAAAGGATGATTAGCAAGCTTTGCGAATATGCTTCCAAGAATCCCATGCGAATACCGAAG ATTACAGAGTACCTAGAACAGAGATGTTATAAAGAATTGCGGAACGAGCACTTTTCAGTGGCAAAAGTTGTACCATGTATTTACAGGAAGCTGCTGTCTTCATGTAAGGAGCAGAT GCCATTGTTGGCGATGAGCTCATTGTGCATAGTACGAACTCTACTTGATCAAACACGAGAAGATGAGATGTGTATTCTTGGTTGTCTTTTGCTAGTCGACTTCCTTAACAGCCAG GTCGACAGCACATACATGTTTAACGTGGAAAGCTTAATACCAAAAATTTGTCAACTTGGTCAAGAAGTAGGAAGAGATGAAAAGGGACTCTGTCTACGTTCGGCAGCATTGCAAGCTTTGGCTTCGATG GTGCAATTCATGGGCGACTACTCTCATATATCAGTGGACTTTGATAAT ATTGTCTCTGTGATCTTGGATAACTATGAGCCCTATCAAGTGGTCTTAGAGAATGGAACGCATGATATGGGTTACACTGAGATCCAAAACTACTCAATGAAGGAAGTTGTGAGAATTGATGGCCGCGATTCCACGAT GGTTGGCTCGAAAAATCCTTCGTACTGGTCAAGAATCTGTTTGCAGAATATGGCCAAAATCGCCAAGGAGGCAACCACTGTGCGGCGTGTTTTAGAACCTCTGTGCCGCTACTTTGATAGTGGAAATTGTTGGTCTCTTGATGGTGGGATTGCATGTTCCGTTTTATCTGAGATTCAGGTTTTGATGGAGAAGTCAG GACAAAATAGCCATTTGTTGTTATCTATCATGATTAAGCACCTAAATCACAAGAATGTGTCCAAGCACCCTATCATGCAGATCAATATTTTGAAGGTTGCAACCCATCTTGCATGCAACTCAAAGCTGCAAGCTTCTGCAGCTATAATTACTGCAATAAGTGACTCGATGAGGCATTTGCGCAAATGCATGCAATGTTCCATAGAAGCATCAAATCTCGAGGGCGATATCAATAAGTCAAACTCTGCTCTTCACTCTGCCTTAGAGGAGTGCCTTGTGCAACTAACAAAAAAG GTAGGTGATGTTGGACCTGTTCTTGATATGATGGCTGTCATGCTTGAGAATATTTCTCCTAATGCTATTGTAGCCAGAGCAACAATCTCATCGATTTATCGTACTGCACAAATTGCTATTTCCGTGCCTAACTTATCATATAGCAAGAAG gCTTTTCCGGAAGCTCTATTGCACCAGCTTCTTTTAGCAATGGCACACCCAGACCACAAAACGAGAGTCGGTTCTCATCGTATTCTATCCGCCATTCTTATGCCTGCTAGTGTTAGTCCTTGGTCGATAGCAAATTTCCCAATAGGGTTGAAGGACTATAATACTCGGGAGACACTTGTGGTAGCTCTCACAGCTTTCTCGTCTTCTGCAAGCCTAAAAGAGAAGCTAAGGCAAAACAGTTTCATGCACAGTGAGAGCttaaaattaaatgagagaCCGGATGCTGCAGTAGAAGCTGTAGAGGAGAATGGGTGCCCACATAAAAATGGAGATCTACAAAACACAAACTGCCAGTCTCATGATAGCCATCATAACGCGGAA AGTTGTGGCTTTATGCGATTGAGTAGTCACCAAGTGGGTCTCCTACTTTCATCAATTTGGACCCAAGCATTATCAGAAGATAATACACCTGAAAATTACGAGGCAATGGCACACAGTTACAACCTTGCTTTGTTGTTTTCGCGAGCAAAA AACTCCAGCCATGTAGCTCTTGTTCGATGTTTTCAGTTGGCGTTTTCTCTCAGGAGTATGTCTCTCGACCGTGATA ACTTATTGCAGCCATCTCGTAAAAGGTCCCTGTATACCTTGGCATCATCGATGCTTATATTTTCAGCAAAAGCCAGTGATCTTCCTCAGATTGTTTCCTCTATTAAAGCAACAATGACAGAGAACATG CTCGATCCTCATCTGAACCTAATCGACGACAGCAGGCTGCATGCTACTTCCGTTGAATCTTCTGGCAATAAGATTGTTTACGGTTCTGAGGAAGATGAGCTCGCGGCATCGAGCTTCCTTGCGACACTAGTTAACGATGATAAGCAACTAAAAGAATTTGTGATATCACTCTTGATGGAGAAGTATGAAAAATTACCAGAG GAAAAGTTGAATGGCATAAAAGAGCAACTCCTTCAGGAGTTCTCCCCGGATGATGCATTTCCTCTTGGTGCTCCGATGTTTATGGATACGCCGCACCCTTCCATACCATCACAAAAAGAGAGTCGGCTTTTTGATGAG GATATGTTTCCTGCACTTATAGAAGATGAAGATCCTTTCATAGAAGGTACCGGAAGTCAATCTGATCAGAAAATATCAGAATCAATAAATTCACTCGATGTTCTGAGTGTCAATCAATTGATCGAATCG GTTCTCGAATCAGCACGACAAGTCGCAAACTTGCCGGTCTCCGCTCACCCCGTCCCGTACGACCAGATGAAAAGCCAGTGCGAGGCTCTCGTGATGGGGAAGCAGCAGAAGATGTCAGTTCTTCTGAGCTTCAAGCATCGGCAAGGGAGCTCGAAAGATTCGACAGAAGATGCGTCGATCGACGCACTCAACCCTAACGAG GCGCTGTGCCATTCCGAGGCGGATTCAAAATCGGTCGGGAAGGATCGCATACGACGCTGCGACTCGCTGTCGAGCGAGTCCGAGCAATCGTTCCGGCTACCGCCTTCGAGCCCGTATGACAAGTTCCTGAAAGCTGCAGGATGGTAA
- the LOC109713618 gene encoding uncharacterized protein LOC109713618 isoform X3, protein MYLQEAAVFMPLLAMSSLCIVRTLLDQTREDEMCILGCLLLVDFLNSQVDSTYMFNVESLIPKICQLGQEVGRDEKGLCLRSAALQALASMVQFMGDYSHISVDFDNIVSVILDNYEPYQVVLENGTHDMGYTEIQNYSMKEVVRIDGRDSTMVGSKNPSYWSRICLQNMAKIAKEATTVRRVLEPLCRYFDSGNCWSLDGGIACSVLSEIQVLMEKSGQNSHLLLSIMIKHLNHKNVSKHPIMQINILKVATHLACNSKLQASAAIITAISDSMRHLRKCMQCSIEASNLEGDINKSNSALHSALEECLVQLTKKVGDVGPVLDMMAVMLENISPNAIVARATISSIYRTAQIAISVPNLSYSKKAFPEALLHQLLLAMAHPDHKTRVGSHRILSAILMPASVSPWSIANFPIGLKDYNTRETLVVALTAFSSSASLKEKLRQNSFMHSESLKLNERPDAAVEAVEENGCPHKNGDLQNTNCQSHDSHHNAESCGFMRLSSHQVGLLLSSIWTQALSEDNTPENYEAMAHSYNLALLFSRAKNSSHVALVRCFQLAFSLRSMSLDRDNLLQPSRKRSLYTLASSMLIFSAKASDLPQIVSSIKATMTENMLDPHLNLIDDSRLHATSVESSGNKIVYGSEEDELAASSFLATLVNDDKQLKEFVISLLMEKYEKLPEEKLNGIKEQLLQEFSPDDAFPLGAPMFMDTPHPSIPSQKESRLFDEDMFPALIEDEDPFIEGTGSQSDQKISESINSLDVLSVNQLIESVLESARQVANLPVSAHPVPYDQMKSQCEALVMGKQQKMSVLLSFKHRQGSSKDSTEDASIDALNPNEQALCHSEADSKSVGKDRIRRCDSLSSESEQSFRLPPSSPYDKFLKAAGW, encoded by the exons ATGTATTTACAGGAAGCTGCTGTCTTCAT GCCATTGTTGGCGATGAGCTCATTGTGCATAGTACGAACTCTACTTGATCAAACACGAGAAGATGAGATGTGTATTCTTGGTTGTCTTTTGCTAGTCGACTTCCTTAACAGCCAG GTCGACAGCACATACATGTTTAACGTGGAAAGCTTAATACCAAAAATTTGTCAACTTGGTCAAGAAGTAGGAAGAGATGAAAAGGGACTCTGTCTACGTTCGGCAGCATTGCAAGCTTTGGCTTCGATG GTGCAATTCATGGGCGACTACTCTCATATATCAGTGGACTTTGATAAT ATTGTCTCTGTGATCTTGGATAACTATGAGCCCTATCAAGTGGTCTTAGAGAATGGAACGCATGATATGGGTTACACTGAGATCCAAAACTACTCAATGAAGGAAGTTGTGAGAATTGATGGCCGCGATTCCACGAT GGTTGGCTCGAAAAATCCTTCGTACTGGTCAAGAATCTGTTTGCAGAATATGGCCAAAATCGCCAAGGAGGCAACCACTGTGCGGCGTGTTTTAGAACCTCTGTGCCGCTACTTTGATAGTGGAAATTGTTGGTCTCTTGATGGTGGGATTGCATGTTCCGTTTTATCTGAGATTCAGGTTTTGATGGAGAAGTCAG GACAAAATAGCCATTTGTTGTTATCTATCATGATTAAGCACCTAAATCACAAGAATGTGTCCAAGCACCCTATCATGCAGATCAATATTTTGAAGGTTGCAACCCATCTTGCATGCAACTCAAAGCTGCAAGCTTCTGCAGCTATAATTACTGCAATAAGTGACTCGATGAGGCATTTGCGCAAATGCATGCAATGTTCCATAGAAGCATCAAATCTCGAGGGCGATATCAATAAGTCAAACTCTGCTCTTCACTCTGCCTTAGAGGAGTGCCTTGTGCAACTAACAAAAAAG GTAGGTGATGTTGGACCTGTTCTTGATATGATGGCTGTCATGCTTGAGAATATTTCTCCTAATGCTATTGTAGCCAGAGCAACAATCTCATCGATTTATCGTACTGCACAAATTGCTATTTCCGTGCCTAACTTATCATATAGCAAGAAG gCTTTTCCGGAAGCTCTATTGCACCAGCTTCTTTTAGCAATGGCACACCCAGACCACAAAACGAGAGTCGGTTCTCATCGTATTCTATCCGCCATTCTTATGCCTGCTAGTGTTAGTCCTTGGTCGATAGCAAATTTCCCAATAGGGTTGAAGGACTATAATACTCGGGAGACACTTGTGGTAGCTCTCACAGCTTTCTCGTCTTCTGCAAGCCTAAAAGAGAAGCTAAGGCAAAACAGTTTCATGCACAGTGAGAGCttaaaattaaatgagagaCCGGATGCTGCAGTAGAAGCTGTAGAGGAGAATGGGTGCCCACATAAAAATGGAGATCTACAAAACACAAACTGCCAGTCTCATGATAGCCATCATAACGCGGAA AGTTGTGGCTTTATGCGATTGAGTAGTCACCAAGTGGGTCTCCTACTTTCATCAATTTGGACCCAAGCATTATCAGAAGATAATACACCTGAAAATTACGAGGCAATGGCACACAGTTACAACCTTGCTTTGTTGTTTTCGCGAGCAAAA AACTCCAGCCATGTAGCTCTTGTTCGATGTTTTCAGTTGGCGTTTTCTCTCAGGAGTATGTCTCTCGACCGTGATA ACTTATTGCAGCCATCTCGTAAAAGGTCCCTGTATACCTTGGCATCATCGATGCTTATATTTTCAGCAAAAGCCAGTGATCTTCCTCAGATTGTTTCCTCTATTAAAGCAACAATGACAGAGAACATG CTCGATCCTCATCTGAACCTAATCGACGACAGCAGGCTGCATGCTACTTCCGTTGAATCTTCTGGCAATAAGATTGTTTACGGTTCTGAGGAAGATGAGCTCGCGGCATCGAGCTTCCTTGCGACACTAGTTAACGATGATAAGCAACTAAAAGAATTTGTGATATCACTCTTGATGGAGAAGTATGAAAAATTACCAGAG GAAAAGTTGAATGGCATAAAAGAGCAACTCCTTCAGGAGTTCTCCCCGGATGATGCATTTCCTCTTGGTGCTCCGATGTTTATGGATACGCCGCACCCTTCCATACCATCACAAAAAGAGAGTCGGCTTTTTGATGAG GATATGTTTCCTGCACTTATAGAAGATGAAGATCCTTTCATAGAAGGTACCGGAAGTCAATCTGATCAGAAAATATCAGAATCAATAAATTCACTCGATGTTCTGAGTGTCAATCAATTGATCGAATCG GTTCTCGAATCAGCACGACAAGTCGCAAACTTGCCGGTCTCCGCTCACCCCGTCCCGTACGACCAGATGAAAAGCCAGTGCGAGGCTCTCGTGATGGGGAAGCAGCAGAAGATGTCAGTTCTTCTGAGCTTCAAGCATCGGCAAGGGAGCTCGAAAGATTCGACAGAAGATGCGTCGATCGACGCACTCAACCCTAACGAG CAGGCGCTGTGCCATTCCGAGGCGGATTCAAAATCGGTCGGGAAGGATCGCATACGACGCTGCGACTCGCTGTCGAGCGAGTCCGAGCAATCGTTCCGGCTACCGCCTTCGAGCCCGTATGACAAGTTCCTGAAAGCTGCAGGATGGTAA